The Phacochoerus africanus isolate WHEZ1 chromosome X, ROS_Pafr_v1, whole genome shotgun sequence genome has a segment encoding these proteins:
- the UXT gene encoding protein UXT has product MATPPKRRAVEATAEKVLRYEAFISDVLQRDLQKVLDHRDKVYEQLAKYLQLRNVIERLQETNHSELYMQVDLGCNFFVDTVVPDTSRIYVALGYGFFLELTLAEALKFIDRKSNLLTELSDSLTKDSMNIKAHIHMLLEGLRELQGLQNFPEPRH; this is encoded by the exons ATGGCGACGCCCCCTAAACGGCGGGCAGTGGAAGCCACGGCGGAGAAAGTGCTGCGCTACGAGGCTTTCATCTCTGACGTGCTGCAGCGGGACCTGCA AAAGGTGCTGGACCATCGTGACAAGGTATATGAACAGCTGGCCAAATACCTTCAGCTGAGAAATGTCATTGAGCGACTCCAG GAGACTAATCACTCGGAGTTATATATGCAGGTGGATTTGGGCTGTAACTTCTTCGTTGACACAGTGGT CCCAGACACATCACGGATCTACGTGGCCCTTGGATATGGTTTCTTCCTGGAGTTGACACTGGCAGAAGCTCTCAAGTTCATTGATCGTAAGAGCAATCTCCTCACTGA gCTCAGCGACAGCCTCACCAAGGACTCCATGAATATCAAGGCCCATATCCACATGTTGCTAGAG GGGCTTAGAGAACTACAAGGTCTGCAGAATTTCCCCGAGCCTCGCCATTGA